From the genome of Pseudoliparis swirei isolate HS2019 ecotype Mariana Trench chromosome 14, NWPU_hadal_v1, whole genome shotgun sequence:
tatcgataaatatagttgagtgtcatctgcataacaatgaaagtttatggagtgtttcctgataatattgcccaaaggaagcatgtataaggtaaataaaattggtccaagcacagaaccttgtggaactccgtgactaacgttggtggttatcgaggcgtcatcgtttacaaatacaaactgagatcgatctgataaataggatttaaaccaaattagtgccgtgcctgaaatgccaatcgactgggGGTGGTATGTACCAATGGATCAGGGGGTGGTATGTACCAATGGATCAGGGGGTGGGATGTTCCAGTGGATCTCTGCCTTTACATAATACTTTTAGTTCCTGGTTTAATTCAGGCCTTCATGAGGGAACTTGTGACTCTGAAGGTCAAATATTAAATAGTATTTCTCTTCAGAGGCGACAGCTGATCCGTTTGTCTGGAGGGAGAGTTTGACCCCGACGACCTCCTGCTGGGAATCAGCTGCTCCGACACCAAGAACACATGATTCACCCTCAGGTCACGGCTCTGACTCATCGATCAGAACACAGTCTcagtactctgtgtgtactctgtgtactctgtgtactgtaCCTATGAAGCCGGAGGAGGGGGTGGTCCTGGATCAGGTCCCACAGGGTCCAGGTGGACTGGGGGTGACGCTCGTAGAGCGGCTGCTCGGGTCGGAGAGAACAGGTCGAAGTCCGGCTTCAGGAACCActgcaccacaacaacaacaacaacaacaacaacagcagcagcagcagcagcagcagctggtgagGCCCCAGCAGGACGCGGCTCACCTGGGTCCGGAGTACTGAGCCGGACCCCAGACCAGCAGGGTCACGTCCTGGTACCGCTCGCTGCTGGAGAACTGGTTCCTGGGCCGGGCCAGAAGGGCCACAGCCAGAAGGGTCCGAGGTCCAGGAAGTGAAGGCTCagggacaggaagaggaggagccagagcagcAGCCACTTCcttcctatctgcctgatggatcatcgaggtctgggtcgtggaattcctgctcctgactacgccactgtcctgttgagactccgcccactgttgagactccgcccactcctcctccccaccgccatctgtctgatggatcgtggaggtctccatcgtggaatatgcctactatgaactattcatacactctgtcacattcattgaatgtattttaactctaaatctgtccttctggtcacatgacatctattgcatctgtccatcctggagagggatcctcctctgttgctctcctgcaggtttcttccctttttttccccctgaagggttatttgggagtttttcctggtccgatgtgaggttttggggcagggatgtctatgtgtacagattgtaaagcactccgagacaaatttgtaatttgtgaaattgggctatacaaataaactgaattgaattgaattgaattgaattgaattcctgTACAGCTTCATGCTGAGTATACAGAGAAAGTACCGTGAagccggctgctgctgctgctgctggccggGCTGAGAGCGAGGGGCCCGGAGCGGGTCGGCCCCCTGGTCCCCGGACCTCAGGACCGGAACCAGAACCACGAGACTCTGACACGTCACACTCAGGGCTTgaatattacaataaaaacatcgtaaaaaatatatatatacataaaatatatatatataaatatatatatttaaaagaaattatctatatatatatatttgaaaaaagtatACAATTAGAACATAATTGTAAAAGATGTTCATCTGTATgtgataaataataaaagaataataaaatgaaatacaGAAAATAATCAAATAGTGATAAAACGGGAATATTAATCAACtaacatttcatattttttttgcttttatgTAAAACTGACTGGAAACATTCAATAAACATGTGaaatatgaacaaatatataatacaaagcaGTTAAATGAAACAATGAAAAACTAGAACATTGCagacaaataaattaatattaaacggAACTTGACAAGCAGAGAGCTGCGTCTTGAGTTCTTATTCTCCATCACCCTGATCAATACATCAATAGATCAACAGAGCCTGATCAATACATCAATAGATCAACAGAGCCTGATCAATACATCAATAGATCAACAGAGCCTGATCAATACATCAATAGATCAACAGATGGAAGTATTGAGTAAACGTCCTAAAGATGAACGACGTGGtcctgttcatctggtcctgttcatctggtcctgttcatctggtcctgttcatctggtcctgttcatctggtcctgtTCATCTGGTCCGGACCGACAGAGGGAGGTAATGCCATGCTTCATACAGATGGAGGACCAGGCGGGTGGAGTTAACGGCGACATGCAGCTCCTCATTAAATAGAAGAGTTTATTTAAATACTTCAAACTGCAGTTTGTGGTGTGAAGTTCAGACTAggaggaggccccgcccctcggaggaggccccgcccctctgcaGCTCAGGGCGGCGCCAGCAGGGCGCTGCGGCTGGCCTTCAGCTTGTCCAGACGCCTGGACAGACGGACGTTGCTCAACTCCAGCTCCCCGATCCGGTCCAGAGCCGAGCGcagctgaggagacaaggaggcaaGGACATCAGGACAAGTGGACAAGAGGACATCAGGACAAGTGGACAAGAGGACATCAGGACAAGTGGACATCAGGACAAGTGGACAAGAGGACATCAGGACAAGTGGACAAGTGGACATCAGGACAAGTGGACAAGTGGACATCAGGACAAGTGGACAAGAGGACATCAGGACAAGTGGACATCAGGACAAGAGGACATCAGGACAAGTGGACAAGAGGACATCAGGACAAGTGGACATCAGGACAAGAGGACATCAGGACAAGTGgacaagaggacaagaggacagcaGGACAAGTGGACATCAGGACAAGTAGACAAGTGGACATCAGGACAAGTGGACGAGAGGACATCAGGACAAGAGGACATCAGGACATcaggacaagaggacaagaggacatctGGACAAGTGGACATCAGGACATCAGGACAAGTGGACATCTGGACAAGTGGACATCAGGACAAGAGGACAAGTGGACATCAGGACAAGTGGACATCAGGACCTCTCCTACCTCTCTGTGGAGCTTCTTCGAGTCCATCACCCTGCCAGGTCTTCTCGGCCTCACACACCACCTGAAACAGAGTCACCTGACCTCCACGAGGACACGGAcaagagacatgaggacaccaGACAAGGACACCAGATGAGGACACCagacgaggacatgaggacaccaGACAAGGTCACCAGATGAGGACACAAGACGAGGACACGAGACACGGCAACTTGACACAAGATGAGGACAAGGACATCAcaggacaagaggacacaaggagacatctccagagggacaagagaccagaggagacaaggagacatctcCAGAGGACACTGAAGACAAGGACATCTCCAGAGGACaagaagaccagaggagacaaggagacatctccagagggacaagaagaccagaggagacaaggagacatctccagagggacaagaagaccagaggagacaaggagacatctccagagggacaagaagacagaaggagacatctccagagggacaagaagaccagaggagacaaggagacatctacagagggacaagaagaccagaggagacaaggagacatctccagagggacaagaagacagaaggagacaaggagacatctacagagggacaagaagaccagaggagacaaggagacatctacagagggacaagaagaccagaggagacaaggagacatctcagagggacaagaagaccagaggagacaaggagacatctcagagggacaagaagaccagaggagacaaggagacatctccagagggacaagaagaccagaggagacaaggagacatctccagagggacaagaagaccagaggagacaaggagacatctacagagggacaagaagacagaaggagacaaggagacatctacagagggacaagaagaccagaggagacaaggagacatctacagagggacaagaagaccagaggagacaaggagacatctacagagggacaagaagaccagaggagacaaggagacatctccagagggacaagaagaccagaggagacaaggagacatctccagagggacaagaagaccagaggagacaaggagacatctccagagggacaagaagaccagaggagacaaggagacatctacagagggacaagaagacagaaggagacaaggagacatctacagagggacaagaagaccagaggagacaaggagacatctacagagggacaagaagaccagaggagacaaggagacatctccagagggacaagaagaccagaggagacaaggagacatctccagagggacaagaagaccagaggagacaaggagacatctccagagggacaagaagaccagaggagacaaggagacatctacagagggacaagaagacagaaggagacatctccagagggacaagaagaccagaggagacaaggagacatctacagagggacaagaagaccagaggagacaaggagacatctcagagggacaagaagaccagaggagacaaggagacatctaCAGAGGGACAAGAAGACCCAGGAGACATCTACAGAGGGACaagaagaccagaggagacaaggagacatctccagagggacaagaagaccagaggagacaaggagacatctacagagggacaagaagaccagaggagacaaggagacatctccagagggacaagaagaccagaggagacaaggagacatctccagagggacaagaagaccagaggagacaaggagacatctacagagggacaagaagaccagaggagacaaggagacatctacagagggacaagaagaccagaggagacaaggagacatctccagagggacaagaagaccagaggagacaaggagacatctacagagggacaagaagaccagaggagacaaggagacatctccagagggacaagaagaccagaggagacaaggagacatctccagagggacaagaagaccagaggagacaaggagacatctccagagggacaagaagaccagaggagacaaggagacatctccagagggacaagaagaccagaggagacaaggagacatctccagagggacaagaagaccagaggagacaaggagacatctccagagggacaagaagaccagaggagactgatgaagaggactcaCTCTGGAGGTCCGGCCtgtggtcccgcccccctgggttctggtcccgcccccctgggttctggtcccgcccccctggGTTCTGGTCCCGCCGGGCCGTCAGCGTCTCTCTGTCCTCGCACAGCGTCTTCAGTCCTGCAGGGGGACAGGTCAGGACCACGGGGAGGAGGAcagcttctcattggttcttacCCAGTGTGCTCTCGGCCAATCGGGGGGCAGATTCTGCGCTGACATCATCATCCACGGCCTCGCCTGGTGCCGCCTCCCCATTGGAGGAGAACTCAGGAGAGACGGTGACTCCGTGTTTCTGTCAGGGAGGAAATCAATGAATCAATTTATCAATTATCACTCGGGTGACGTCACTCGGGTGACATCACTCGGGTGACATCACTCGGGTGACATCACTCGGGTGAAGGCGCTGACATCACTCGGGTGACATCACTCGGGTGACATCACTCAGGTGAAGGCGCTGACATCACTCGGGTGACATCACTCGGGTGACATCACTCAGGTGACATCACTCAGGTGACATCACTCAGGTGAAGGCGCTGACATCACTCGGGTGACATCACTCGGGTGACATCACTCTTTACCTTCAGTAAGTCTCTCAGTCTGACGACATCGTTTCTGAGCCGGTCGCGTTCGATTTGAACGATGTCAGAGatttccctctgtctctctaacgcctgagagaggaagaggaggaggaggaggaggaggaggaggaggaagaggaagaagagaaaaaagagaggcgAAAGAAAAGACTATTTGAAATATTAGTtaggggaaacaggaagtgaaacaggaagtcaaaccGGAAgttaaacaggaagtggatcatCATGGTTTCATCTTCATCGTACCTCCATCTTCTTTTCCTTCCACTGAAGAACCTCCTGCAGTTCAGACACCTCCTGGGAGTAACTACTGCTCCTCAAGCGGAGGTCAGACACctcctggaggagcaggaggagcagcagggagaggaggaggagcaggaggatgagcaggaggagggagaggaggagcaggaggaggagaggagcaggaggagcagcagggagaggaggaggagcaggaggatgagcaggaggagggagaggaggagcaggaggaggagcagggggatgagcaggaggagggagaggaggaggagggagaggaggaggagcaggaggaggagaggaggaggagcagggagagcATATAGAGGTTCAgctcatttttttaattcattttttttatttttttatttcatatactttattgatccccaaGGGGAAGTTAGTTCTCTGCATGGACCCCTCCTCCGTCATGAAGGAGCAgcggctgcagtgaagcagctggggcttcagtgccttgctcaaggacacttccacttgctactaatggggagagcggggatcgaacccacgaccttgacccctgacccactgagctacagccgcatATCTCATAACATGTGAGATGAGATTATTGATCTGGAGGAATCAATTATTGATGTATTGATGTCTTGATTGATGTATTGATGTTTTGATGTATTGATCGATGTATTGATGTATTGATTGATGGTGAACTGACCTTCAGCCCCTCCTCACAGCGCCTCaccgtctcctccatctcagtGAACTGGAGCTGCAGAAGGAGGCGCGCCTGACGCTCACGCTCCAGCTCCTGGGGTCACACGGGAGTTATTGATCCGGTCATACAGGAGTTATTGATCAGGTCACATGAGAGTTATTGATCAGGTCACATGGGAGTTAATGATCAGGGTCACATGGGAGTTATTGATCAGGGTCACATGGGAGTTATTGatcagggtcacatgagagtTATTGATCAGGTCACATGAGAGTTATTGATCAGGTCACATGGGAGTTATTGATCAGGTCACATGAGAGTTATTGATCCGGTCACATGAGAGTTATTGATCCGGTCACATGAGTTATTGATCAGGTCACATGGGAGTTATTGATCAGGTCATACGGGAGTTATTGATCAGGTCACATGAGAGTTATTGATCCGGTCACACAGGAGTTGTTGATCAGGTCACATGAGAGTTATTGATCAGGTCACATGAGAGTTATTGATCCGGTCACATGAGAGTTATTGATCCGGTCACATCAGTTATTGATCCGGTCACACAGGAGTTATTGATCGATGGACAGAATAAAGGGAACGGGGTACCTTGGTGCGGTCCTCCCAGAGCCTCCGTGACTCCCACAGCAGCTCCTCCATGTCGCCCAGCTCCTCCTTCAGGTTCTCCACCTGATACATCAGAGTGGACTTCTGGTTGTGGAGCTGAGCGCTGGAGACCATGGCCTTCCGGAACCGGTCCTCGGCCTGGGCCAGGGAGTCCTGCAGGCGTGTGACTAATGCTGttaatgttgttattattaatgtgattaatgttgttattattaatgttattattgttgttgttgttgttaataatCTCATCCCATTATGAAATAAATGGAAGGGTCCTGTCACCTTCATGCCTCTGATGGACGCCTCCGTCTCCACGGACAACGACGTGTCACAGCTTCCTCTGCGAGATGAAGCTCCGCCCAGAGACGCCAGCGTGGCGGCGGACAGCGTGAAGGCGGTCCTGGAACCCTGAGGAAGaacacaccatcatcatcatcaccagctGAGGAGGGTCTCCAGCCCGGTAACGGCTTTATAACATCTTTATAACATCGTTATAACATCTTTATAATCTATAACATCTTTAAAGTGACTCACTTTGTCCATAAAGTCTCTGTCGGGTCGctcctccacctgaacacacaaacccatgttaatgttgttgttgttgttgactagAGAGAAGAACCAGCAGACAGGGGGGCGAGGTCagacagacacccagagaagaGAGCTCACCACTGGGCTCGCACGAGCTGAGCCGGCCCTGGAGGAcgctctggaggaggagcctaGGAAACCACTGTAGTCTGAGggctgaggagagggagggagggagggagggagggaggaatgaggaacgagagtgagagaaggaaggaagaaggggagtgaaaaggaaggagagagagaaggaaaggaggataggaaggaaggaaagagggaggtaTTAACACTCTCATAGTACCTCTATGGTGTACTCGTAGTACTCTCGTGGTGTACTAGTACTCGTAGTACTCTCGTGGTGTACTAGTACTCGTAGTACTCTCGTGGTGTACTAGTACTCGTAGTACTCTCGTGGTGTACTAGTACTCGTAGTACTCGTGGTGCTCTGGTGGTTGTGCTAGTGCTCATAGTGCTCTCGTGGTgctggtgctcatggtgctgGGTGGTGTGCTCACCGTGGTACTCGTGGTGTATGCACTGTGGTGCTCGTGGTGCTCTCAGTGGTGCTCGTGGTGCTCTCGTGGTGTGCTCGTGCTGGTGGTGCTCGTGGTGCTCTCATGGTGTACTGGTGCTCGTGGTACTCTTGTGGTTGTGCTAGTGCTCATGGTACTCTGTGGTGTGCTGCTGTGGTGCTCTCGTGGTGTGCTAGTGCTCGTGGTGCTCTAAGTGGTGCTGGTGGTAGTTCTCATGGTGCTAGTGCTCGTGGTGTGCTCTGGGTGTGCTGGTGCTCTGTGGTACTCTCATGGTGCTCGTGGTGCTCTgtggtgctcatggtgctctCGTGGTGTGCTCATGGTGTGCTCGTCAGTCTCATGGTGTGCTCGTGGTGCTCTCGTGGTGCTACTGTGGTGCTCTCGTGGTGTCGTGCTCGTGCTCTCATGGTGTGCTCGTGGTGGTGCTCGTGGTGTGCTGTAAGTGGTACTCTCATGGTGCTCGTGCTCGGTGCTCTCATGGTGCTAGCATGGTGCTCTCGTGGTACTCATGGTGCTCgtggtgctcatggtgctctCATGGTGCTCTCAATGGTGCTCGTGGTGCTCTCATGGTGGTGTGCTGGTGCTCGTGGTGCTCTCGTGGTGTAGTGCTGTGGTACTCTCATGTGATGCTGGTGCTCGTGGTGCTCTCATGGTGTGCTGGTGCTCTCGGTGTGCACTGCTGTGCTcatggtgctgcgtggtgctcatggtgctcgTGATGGTGCTCTCATGGTGTGCTCGTGCTCGTGCTCTCATGGTGTGCTAGTAGTGGCTCTCATGGTGTGCTAGTGCTCGTGGTACTCTCATGGTGTGCTAAGTGGTGCTCTCATGGTGTGCTGGTGCTAAGGTGCTCTCATGGTGTGCTCGTGGTACTCTCATGGTGTGCTGCTCGTGGTACTCTCATGGTGTGCTCGTGGTGCTCTCATGGTGTGCTAGCTCGTGGTACTCTCATGGTGTGCTAAGTGGTGCTCTCATGGTGTGCTCGTGGTGCTCTCATGGTGTGCCTAGTGGCTCAGTGTGCTACTCTGGTGGTGCTAGTGCTCGTGGTACCTCAGTGGTGCTCGTGACTCGTGGTGTACTCGTGGTGCTCTCATGGTGCTGGTAGTACTCTCAGTGGTTGTGCTGGTACTCGTGGTACTCATGGTGTACTCGTGGTGCTCAGTGAGTACTCTCATGGTGCTGCTCGTGGTACTCTCATGGTGCTGTAGTACTCTCATGGTGCTCTAGTGTGCTCATGGTGTGCTGGTGGTACTCTCATGGTGTGCTAGTGCTCGTGGTGCTCTCATGGTGTGCTCGTGGTACTCTCATGGTGTGCTAAGTACTGGTGGTACTCTCATGTGTGCTAGTGCTCGTGGTACTCTCATGGTGTGCTCGTGGTACTCTCATGGTGTGCTAGTGCTCGTGGTGCTCTCATGGTGTGCTCGTGGTACTCTCATGGTGTGCTAGTGCTCGTGGTGCTCTCATGGTGTGCTAGTGCTCGTGGTGCTCTCATGGTGTGCTCGTGGTACTCatggtgtgtgtgctcgtggtaCTCTCATGGTGTGCTAAGTAGTACTCTCATGGTGCACTAAGTAGTACTCTCGTGGTGTGCTCGTAGTACTCTCATGGTGTACTCGTAGTACTCTCATGGTGTACTCGTACTCGTAGTACTCTCATGGTGTACTAGTACTCGTAGTACTCTCATGGTGTACTCGTAGTACTCTCATGGTGTACTAGTACTCGTAGTACTCTCATGGTGTACTCGTAGTACTCTCGTAGTGTACTAGTACTCGTAGTACTCTCATGGTGTACTAGTACTCGTAGTACTCTCATAGTACTCACCCTCAGGCTGCTccggctccccactgacatcctCTCTTCATCGTCAGACATCTACAGACACAAGACAACAGTGAACcaccgaggaagaggaagaagaagaagaagaggagggcgtACAGACCGAGGTGTGTCTCCGTGGGGGCCGAGCATACCGCTCACTGTCCTCCTGAAAGACACGAAGAAGAAGGTAAAGCTCTGCCTGGCAGACCAGAACCAGGGCAAAGCGCCTGAAGACGAGCTGAGGGACACGGCTCAGACCATGGACAACgagcatcttcatcttcttctctagTGGGTTGAACAGGCCGGTCATCAACATGAGAGTCTGAGCGCATGcagaacaaacaacaacaacaacaacagctacgATCACAGAcacatgaaaagaagaagaagaagaatcctaCCATCCACTGTTCAATGTGACCCCACTTATTATCCAGACCATAATGCTTCtggaagcaggaggaagaggaggaagagaaaacatCAGAAGTGacgagagaaggagatgaagaggtgTGGTGGTTTTGTGGGCGGGGCCTGTGTGAGGAGCTGTACCTGGTGGCTGAGAGACAGCTGCagcagggaggagacagagggcagaggtcagaggtcagagagcactcagtggctcttaaagggacagtacacacATCACTACAGGGATAGAAATACCTTACGCAATACTACACTGAAGCAGTAGACCACAGTAAATACTACAGTAGATACTACAGTAAATACTACATTATACATAAAGCTTTAACTAATATTCATGTTGAATACAACATTTTAGATtgaagacaaataaatataaataaagtagcagcaatatatatacaggactgtctcagaaaattagaatattgtgataaagttctttattttctgtaatgcaattaaaaaaacaaaaatgtcatgcattctggattcattacaaatcaactgaaatattgcaagccttttattcttttaatattgctgattatggcttacggcttaagaaaactctaaaatcctatctcataaaatttgaatatttcctcagaccaagtaaaaaaaagatttataacagcaaaacaaaatcaaacatttgaaaatgtccattaatgcactcagtacttggttgggaatccttttgcacggattactgcatcaatgcggcgtggcatggaggcaatcagcctgtggcattgctgagggtttatggatgcccaggatgcttcaatagcggcctttagctcatttgcattgttgggtctggtgtctttcagcttcttcttcataataccccacaaattctctatggggttcaggtcaggggaattggcaggccaatcgaggacagtaatgccatggtcagtacaccagttactggtggttttggcactgtgggcaggtgccagatcatgctggaaaatgaaatcctcatctccataga
Proteins encoded in this window:
- the LOC130204775 gene encoding leucine-rich repeat flightless-interacting protein 2-like, yielding MEDSAAGRTAMGPQGPGGRKRVPNQEKRTAEDETLNQVAREAEARLAARRAARAEAREIRMKELERQHREVGSYCEKHQRQLSLSHQKHYGLDNKWGHIEQWMEDSERYARPPRRHTSMSDDEERMSVGSRSSLRPSDYSGFLGSSSRASSRAGSARASPVVEERPDRDFMDKGSRTAFTLSAATLASLGGASSRRGSCDTSLSVETEASIRGMKDSLAQAEDRFRKAMVSSAQLHNQKSTLMYQVENLKEELGDMEELLWESRRLWEDRTKELERERQARLLLQLQFTEMEETVRRCEEGLKEVSDLRLRSSSYSQEVSELQEVLQWKEKKMEALERQREISDIVQIERDRLRNDVVRLRDLLKKHGVTVSPEFSSNGEAAPGEAVDDDVSAESAPRLAESTLGLKTLCEDRETLTARRDQNPGGRDQNPWCVRPRRPGRVMDSKKLHRELRSALDRIGELELSNVRLSRRLDKLKASRSALLAPP